From Dietzia sp. ANT_WB102, a single genomic window includes:
- a CDS encoding amino acid ABC transporter permease produces the protein MGDIFANYDVLGAVWVTIQLSVLGSIGAMVLGTLVAVLRVSPVAVLRGLGTSYVNTFRNVPLTLLMVFSILGLSFILQLSVSDDFGRNAFWWAAIMLAIYHAAYICEALRSGVNTVPVGQAEAARSIGLSFGQSLREVILPQAFRGSIAPLGSVIIALIKNSTVAAVIGVGDSAGLLQVITENEGASLPTFFFFAMVFVVLTLPIGLGTTSLSRKLTVKR, from the coding sequence ATGGGCGACATCTTCGCCAACTACGACGTCCTCGGGGCGGTCTGGGTGACAATCCAGCTCTCGGTCCTGGGCAGCATCGGGGCCATGGTCCTGGGGACGCTCGTCGCCGTGCTGCGCGTGTCACCAGTGGCGGTCCTGCGCGGGTTGGGCACCTCGTATGTCAACACGTTCCGTAACGTGCCGCTGACGCTGCTCATGGTCTTCAGCATCCTGGGACTGTCCTTCATCCTCCAGCTGTCGGTCTCGGATGACTTCGGCCGCAATGCCTTCTGGTGGGCTGCGATCATGCTGGCCATCTACCACGCGGCCTACATCTGCGAGGCACTGCGTTCCGGCGTTAACACGGTTCCGGTGGGGCAGGCCGAGGCTGCCCGATCGATCGGGCTGAGCTTCGGGCAGTCCCTGCGTGAGGTCATCCTCCCGCAGGCGTTCCGCGGCTCCATCGCCCCGTTGGGCTCCGTCATCATCGCGCTCATCAAAAACTCCACCGTCGCCGCGGTGATCGGGGTCGGTGACTCCGCCGGCCTGCTCCAGGTCATCACCGAGAACGAGGGGGCGAGCCTGCCGACGTTCTTCTTCTTTGCGATGGTCTTCGTGGTCCTCACCCTGCCGATCGGCCTGGGGACGACCTCCCTCTCCCGGAAGCTGACGGTGAAGCGATGA
- a CDS encoding VOC family protein → MALRHSPYISFPGNAADAFTYYQDLFGGQLQVMTYDQFPSMEGFPFTPPPGAVAHATMEAPGITLTGGDGMGDSLPPLHSDVYSFLLAFDTTGEAEEFIGKVTSTGGDTAMPFEMAPWGDHYGQVRDRFGIRWDVTVTGTAG, encoded by the coding sequence ATGGCACTGCGCCACAGCCCCTACATTTCCTTCCCTGGCAATGCCGCCGACGCGTTCACGTACTACCAGGACCTGTTCGGCGGGCAACTACAGGTGATGACGTACGACCAGTTCCCGTCGATGGAGGGTTTCCCGTTCACCCCGCCGCCCGGTGCAGTGGCGCACGCGACGATGGAAGCGCCCGGCATCACTCTCACCGGCGGCGACGGCATGGGCGACAGCTTGCCGCCCCTCCACAGCGACGTCTACTCGTTCCTGCTGGCCTTTGACACCACCGGGGAGGCGGAGGAGTTCATCGGCAAGGTCACCTCGACCGGCGGCGACACCGCGATGCCCTTCGAGATGGCGCCGTGGGGCGACCATTACGGACAGGTCCGCGACCGGTTCGGGATCCGCTGGGACGTCACCGTGACCGGGACGGCCGGCTGA
- a CDS encoding glutamate ABC transporter substrate-binding protein, whose protein sequence is MNIRRIGAATAAVALALGLSACGSDDGGGNKMKVGIKFDQPGLGLKEGNDYTGFDVDVARYVAEKLGTSENDIQWVQAPSAQRETLIETGQVDMIVATYSITDSRQEKVGFAGPYFIAGQDLLVRADDDSITGPDSLDGKRLCSVTGSTSAQTVKEKVPGVNLQEFGTYSECVSALVSNAVDALTTDDTILAGYASQDQYQGKLKVVGAPFSEERYGIGITKGDTEKCEKINDAIREMISDGSWETAVQDNLGKAGFTPGKGNPPEPDACS, encoded by the coding sequence ATGAACATCCGACGGATCGGAGCGGCCACTGCGGCCGTCGCCCTGGCACTGGGCTTGAGCGCGTGCGGCAGCGATGACGGCGGCGGGAACAAGATGAAGGTCGGCATCAAGTTCGACCAGCCCGGCCTCGGGCTCAAGGAGGGCAACGACTACACCGGGTTCGACGTCGACGTCGCGCGCTACGTCGCCGAAAAGCTCGGTACCTCCGAAAACGACATCCAGTGGGTGCAGGCGCCAAGCGCCCAGCGCGAGACGCTGATCGAGACCGGTCAGGTCGACATGATCGTGGCCACCTACTCCATCACCGACTCCCGTCAGGAGAAGGTCGGCTTCGCCGGTCCGTACTTCATCGCCGGGCAGGACCTGCTGGTCCGCGCGGACGACGACTCGATCACCGGCCCGGACTCCCTCGACGGCAAGCGTCTCTGCTCGGTCACAGGCTCGACCTCGGCCCAGACGGTCAAGGAGAAGGTGCCGGGTGTGAACCTGCAGGAGTTCGGCACCTACTCCGAGTGTGTCTCCGCTCTGGTGTCCAACGCGGTCGACGCCCTGACCACCGATGACACGATCCTCGCCGGCTACGCCTCCCAGGACCAGTACCAGGGCAAGCTCAAGGTGGTCGGCGCGCCGTTCAGCGAGGAGCGCTACGGCATCGGGATCACCAAGGGAGACACGGAGAAGTGCGAGAAGATCAACGATGCCATCCGCGAGATGATCTCTGACGGTAGCTGGGAGACGGCGGTGCAGGACAACCTCGGCAAGGCTGGCTTCACCCCGGGCAAGGGCAACCCGCCCGAGCCGGACGCCTGCTCCTGA
- a CDS encoding maleylpyruvate isomerase N-terminal domain-containing protein, giving the protein MTPTPLSPEDLAVLDRATTLFGRALAGGLDGDCEACPGWTRRDCANHVLGGGLRYAAYFSRLPESEIGWTRTTDHAGDNPVPSLHRTSAGLRKELARARDASALVPHRLAEIPVRDLLALRIFELLVHAHDLDPRSWESDEAEDLAVWALEHSRNVVELMRSFDVLGEARAVPIGADARVRLLALSGRHT; this is encoded by the coding sequence GTGACCCCGACCCCGCTCAGCCCGGAAGACCTCGCAGTTCTCGACCGGGCCACGACCCTGTTCGGTCGCGCGCTCGCTGGCGGGCTCGACGGCGACTGCGAGGCTTGCCCGGGCTGGACCCGCCGGGACTGTGCCAACCATGTGCTCGGCGGCGGGTTGCGCTACGCCGCCTACTTCTCGCGGCTGCCGGAGTCCGAGATCGGCTGGACCCGCACCACCGACCACGCCGGGGACAACCCTGTCCCCTCGCTGCATCGAACGTCCGCCGGCCTGCGTAAGGAACTCGCCCGGGCCCGCGACGCCTCCGCTCTGGTTCCGCACCGCCTGGCCGAAATCCCGGTGCGTGACCTGCTCGCACTGCGGATCTTCGAACTGCTCGTCCACGCGCACGATCTCGACCCGCGGTCGTGGGAGTCCGACGAGGCGGAAGATCTGGCCGTCTGGGCTCTCGAGCACTCCCGAAACGTGGTGGAATTGATGCGGTCGTTCGACGTGCTCGGCGAGGCGCGGGCCGTCCCGATCGGGGCGGACGCCCGCGTACGGCTGCTCGCGCTGTCCGGTCGGCATACCTAG
- a CDS encoding SDR family NAD(P)-dependent oxidoreductase — translation MEISGASAIVTGGASGIGAAVVRQLAAKGAKVVVADLNAEKGEALANEVGGVFVSVDVTKTEQNEKAVAAALELGPLRYLVNSAGIGWAQRTIGRDGEFSSAFDIDSFRKVIDINLIGSFDMLRLAATKMSTQEADEDGQRGAIVNMASVAAFDGQIGQAAYSASKGGIVGLTLPVARDLSAAGVRLNTVAPGLIDTPIYGEGPESEAFKAKLGESVLHPKRLGTGDELASMVMELLTNPYMNAETIRVDGGIRMPPK, via the coding sequence ATGGAAATTTCTGGAGCAAGTGCCATTGTCACGGGCGGTGCGTCAGGCATCGGCGCCGCCGTCGTTCGTCAGCTCGCCGCGAAGGGCGCCAAGGTGGTCGTCGCCGACCTCAATGCCGAGAAGGGTGAGGCCCTGGCGAACGAGGTCGGGGGCGTGTTCGTCTCCGTCGACGTGACCAAGACTGAGCAGAACGAGAAGGCTGTCGCCGCGGCCCTCGAGCTGGGCCCGCTACGCTACCTCGTCAACTCGGCGGGCATCGGCTGGGCGCAGCGCACGATCGGCCGCGACGGCGAGTTCTCGTCGGCCTTCGACATCGACTCGTTCCGCAAGGTCATCGACATCAACCTCATCGGCTCGTTCGACATGCTGCGGCTTGCCGCCACCAAGATGAGCACGCAGGAGGCGGACGAGGACGGCCAGAGGGGCGCCATCGTCAACATGGCGTCCGTCGCCGCGTTCGACGGCCAGATCGGCCAGGCCGCGTACTCGGCCTCGAAGGGCGGCATCGTGGGCCTCACCCTGCCCGTCGCGCGCGACCTGTCCGCCGCCGGCGTGCGCCTCAACACCGTGGCCCCGGGCCTCATCGACACTCCGATCTACGGCGAGGGCCCGGAGTCAGAAGCGTTCAAGGCCAAGCTTGGCGAGAGCGTCCTACACCCCAAGCGCCTGGGTACGGGCGATGAGCTGGCGTCCATGGTCATGGAGCTGCTCACCAACCCGTACATGAACGCGGAGACCATCCGTGTGGACGGTGGAATCCGGATGCCACCGAAGTGA
- a CDS encoding amino acid ABC transporter permease, translated as MSTQAVLFDAPGPKARLRHKILTAVGAVLAVGVLYVIYVKFDEANQLQSAMWKPFVTDPEVWTSYIIPGLKGTFTAAVISIVLAVIFGLLFGMGRLSPLAPVRWFCSVIVEFFRAVPVLLMMVFGYFGYFATSDIVPNKYAPLAAVVTALTLYNGAVLAELVRSGVQGLPKGQSEAGLAVGLTPGQVLRSIQLPQALTAMLPALVGQLVVVLKDSALGYGITYLELLNWSKTLGSAYANTVPAYIVAGLLFIIINYALTKLAVYLEGRMKKRRAKA; from the coding sequence ATGAGCACCCAGGCCGTTCTGTTCGACGCGCCCGGCCCCAAGGCCCGGCTGCGCCACAAGATCCTCACGGCGGTCGGCGCGGTCCTAGCGGTCGGCGTCCTTTACGTGATCTACGTGAAGTTCGACGAGGCCAACCAACTGCAGTCGGCGATGTGGAAGCCGTTCGTCACCGACCCCGAGGTGTGGACGTCGTACATCATCCCCGGCCTGAAGGGGACGTTCACCGCGGCGGTGATCTCGATCGTGTTGGCGGTGATCTTCGGGCTGCTCTTCGGTATGGGCAGGCTCTCGCCGCTCGCCCCGGTGCGGTGGTTCTGCAGTGTGATCGTCGAGTTCTTCCGCGCCGTTCCGGTGCTGCTGATGATGGTGTTCGGGTACTTCGGTTATTTCGCCACCTCGGACATCGTGCCCAACAAGTACGCGCCGCTGGCGGCCGTCGTCACCGCGCTCACCCTCTACAACGGAGCCGTCCTCGCCGAGCTTGTCCGCTCGGGTGTCCAGGGGCTGCCCAAGGGGCAGTCCGAGGCGGGACTGGCGGTCGGGCTCACTCCCGGGCAAGTGCTGCGCTCGATCCAGCTCCCCCAAGCTCTCACGGCGATGCTCCCGGCCCTCGTCGGCCAACTCGTCGTCGTCCTCAAGGACTCCGCACTGGGGTACGGCATCACCTACCTGGAACTGCTCAACTGGTCCAAGACCCTCGGCTCGGCGTACGCGAACACTGTCCCCGCGTACATCGTCGCGGGCCTCCTGTTCATCATCATCAACTACGCGCTCACCAAGCTCGCCGTGTACCTCGAGGGACGGATGAAAAAGCGGCGCGCCAAGGCCTGA